From Manihot esculenta cultivar AM560-2 chromosome 18, M.esculenta_v8, whole genome shotgun sequence:
GAATTTTCAGGCTTTTTATAGATTTTTCGTACAGTTTTGAACGTTATTTTCATCACGATAGAGTAATCGTATTAAAATTTCCACTCAAAGGCACACATTGTCCATGAGAAGAAAAGATATGCGTATTCTTTGGTGCTGAACTCAATTTGATGCTAGATTTACACAATCCACTCCCTAAAGAATTTGTTGAGTTTCGTTGCACAGTGCGGTGATGAAATcgacaaaagaaaatttaacacTACAGCATATCATGAACTCCTTCAGCGTAATCCAATGTAATGGATGCGATGCAACGCAACATTTTCGGCTCAAATGAGAAAAGAAACTGGGCCGCGGGAAACAAAATGCGGTTTTTTTAGAAAGGTTTGCGAAATAAGAGACTCATGAAATTAGGGCTGCTCATTTAAAACTTATTATCGGGAACCTAAGAAACTCgtttaataaaaacttattcATTTGATGGGTCGAGGTGCTGTGAGAATTTCAACACATAATAGGTCCACGTGATGCTGAACAAGGGTCGCCCAAAGAAAGGCATGAGTTGTCAACACATAATAGGTCCACGTGGCAAGATCTGATGAGTGGGTAGCGCGGCCCCACTCTAggaaaggaaggcccgcacACCTCAACACCCTGTTTATTAGCATAACTGGCCCTCCCCTGGATAAGATGAGTCTCGGCACAAAGTTATCATTATCAGGCACAGTCCCGCGTATACCCATTATGGCTATAGTCGCGGGATCACCGACCTATTAGCCGGCGATATCCCTGATCAAGCAAACGATCACATCATCattggattatcagaaaatgctatatttatctctgtCTTCTTACAGTATTAAAGGAGAACGACCAGAGAGGCAAAGGTACGATGTTCTTTTATACTGTTCAAGTTATGAGCAATTCCTTTCTCTCGCTTTTCTCTTCAGGCTTATTgagttgagcgtcggagtggctgccgtgggcaCCCATCACCTCACGTTCTCATTCTTGCAGGTTTAACCAATAACAGCACAGCTCTATTTTCCGACTGCATCACCAAGCTAGCCCGGGTGCTCGTTGGTCAATAAGCTCaaagttttggaataaaaaatgcACAAGCTCTATCACATCGACATATTGTCGAACCCCGTGAATATGTGCGTCGCCTATTTTGCTTTTCATTTTAGCTCACTTTGTGTCACTGCACGACATATTGAGGCGTTGAAATCTCTTCGGTGAAAAATACATTTTCTCATTAGGTTTTTTTAacgtctttaaatttttttttattgcatgCTATGGGCAATTTTCAAAAGATTCAAGGACCGATTATGAATTTAGAAGGTACATGGcactaattttatgaaaatagaatATTCTGTGAAGCGAATAAATCTACCCGTGCTATGATTTAGGATCTACTCAAGCATCATCACTTAAAATCTCTTCAAGAAAGGAAGTCACTGTGAGTATGTGTCACGATTAATCGTTGCTCCGTTTCCTTTTCTTTAAAAGGAAACGTGACGCGGCTCATAAAAAGTGCATGCGATTTCTACTTATgtgaattctattttttttatgcaaTATTTTGGAATATTGCACGGTGCGAGACAAATGAAAATCTACTATTGGCGTTGGAGGGTGCTTGTCATGAACAAGTAAGAAATCGCTATATCAGTATGAAAGGCTTAGACGTAAAGATAAGTTTTGCTGCAAACGAATGAAAAACAAGACAATATCTACTTATAGGTTAGACGTTAGTCGGTATTTCTCTGTTatgctttttattaaaaagcgaCAAAACAATTTCCAATAATAGAACAAAAGTTACAAGTAAATAACTTCCCTCCGTTATAAAATCCGGTAACTTTAGATAATTGCTTAGATATAAAAGCTTTTGCAAACAAGGAGAAATCCATTCTAATTTGCCGCGCATTTTACGAAAGAACTTAGAAAAGAAAAGGCTTCATGAAGATGACGACCCTGGAGACGTATTTTTCCCTGACATCTTTGCTATTATTGTTTGTTTTTGCTGGTAGAGTTCAATCTGCcgtatttgatgtgaaaaattatGGTGGTAAAGCCGATGGCAAGTCAGATATTAGCAAGGTGTGCTGACGattcctaatttttaatttcgccGTGATTTTCTTATACCTCATTTTAACtgaactttcatctcccttttttttttccttttcaggcATTATTGGGCGCGTGGAAAGAGGCTTGTTCAGCAAAGGGTTCCAACATAGTTGTAGTACCCAAAGGAACATATTCCATAGGTTTAACTGACTTAAATGGTCCATGCAAGGGAGCCATGGAGCTTCAAGTCCAAGGAACCTTATTGGCACCGATAAACCCTAGCAGTTATGCCAAGGACAGCTGGATTACTTTTGCATACATTGATCAATTCAAATTATCCGGTGGTGGAACCTTCGACGGACAAGGGCAAGTGGCTTGGAAGCAAAATAACTGCGGTCGAAATCCAAAATGCAAGAGACTTCCAGTTGTAAGTTTAATTGAATCGTATATTGTGCATGTATCATACTGCTTTGTAAGATGATTAATAACGTTTCCTTTATGTGCTTCTTGTCCCTTTAAAAACACGCCAGAGCTTGCGGTTTGACTTCATCACCAACAGCGTAGTTCAGGACGTAACATTGCTCGATAGTAAGAATTTCCATGTCAATCTTCTAGGTGGCAAAAACCTTACTTTCGATCGCTTCACGATCACTGCACCAGGAGATAGCGTCAATACAGATGGAATTCACATCGGGCATTCAAACGGGATCaacattattaattcaaatattgcCACCGGCGATGACTGCATCTCCATTGGTGGTGCCAGCGAACAAATAAGGATCACAAACGTACGATGTGGACATGGACATGGCATTAGCGTGGGAAGTTTAGGGAAGACCACTGATGAATTTGTCTCTGGAATTTTCGTAAGGAACTGCACCTTCTATGACACCGACAATGGAGTGAGAATTAAGACATGGCCGGCATTACATGGTGGCATGGCCTCTGATATGCATTTCGAGGATATTATGATGAAAAATGTCTGCAACCCTatcattatagatcaaatgtacTGCCCATGGAATCAGTGCAATCCAAAGGTAACgcgaaaagaaatgaaaatgaaagagtCTCTTAATGCATTGTCCGTGGACAAATCTGCCCGCAACATGAAATTTCTGTAACCCTTTGCCGTTTCTGATGTTTGTTTCAGCTTCCGTCAAAAGTTAAGATCTCCAACGTTATCAGTCCCGCAGGCTCATCGTTATacaggaaaagttgtcagagggttctaactcttgtgagcaagtttgtcaggacagggaatcaacCTCAGTACCCTTTACTAGAGAGAGAGTTCTAGATGTTTTCCAGATGATCTGTCAGGTTTTCCATCTGTTAGAGAGTTAGAGTTGAGAATAGGAGTggtatctggacgcggaaccatttctttccttttacTCTAACAGGATGGCATCTACAGAAAGAGAATAGTCAGAATAGTATAGAGAGCTTAGTAGATAAAGAttttatccgacttagtacctcaccctggaatactccagtgttgttgtggaaaacgaaggataGACTCTTGAGATTTTGTTATAACTGTTTACAGTTAACAGGGTCACTACTAAGCAATTACAGGTGTTCCTAGATAGGATTGATTGATCTACTAACTGTTCTAATCAAAGAAGATtggattacagattggtatgatcAGAGTACAGATTGGAGCAAtacctgttgagagttagagattaAGTCAGtttagtaaagaagaagaaaggcgggcaaggatcagtaTTACAAGGTTGGTAATACAGATTGGTAgaaaagattgatgatctattggaacTGTTAGTGGAAACTGGTTGTGATTCCAGTGTGATTACGGATTGGTATCATTACAGATTTGTATCTGTTAAGAATTAAAAGTGAGAGTTTTCACaaagagattagtttagttaagagaaagaaaagaagaataaggatcagagtagcgcagcgaaagctgtggagttcagAAAAAGGTTATGAGTATAAACTCAGATCAGGAGAATAGAGGTATAGATTCTCTCTTTAGAGAGACGTGATAGGCTTTACTTGCTTAtctgtttgtttttaacattcgaggacgaatgttttgtaaggggggaagattgtaatacccggctagttcagacatcggagttcctaccgtccggtggaattttgaatgtcagagtttccctgaagggtagagtgaaggttttctaaaatgtttttatatgttttaagtttttgatttgaaaaggaaatgagtttttaagagaaaaggctaaggaagattttcccactttcggccccctaaagttaaagttcggctgccgaaagtaccccacgttcggccccctaaacttaaggttcggccccctaaagtggtgaggtgttgcatgGAGCTTTGGCCACCcaacgtgaagcggtggtgcacttttaaaggtgcttttggccgactaaggaggtgcttaggctctcctttggttcaggaacttgctcatgctttctctcaatgatcttccatagttttacatcaaatctttcaaagaaaagtaggttttaagtgagttaaagggagttttgagaagttgtggagtttaggagcttgtgaagcttgaatctccatctcttcaagttaggagtcacgccagcctttgttcttcaataggtaagtgtgaatccttggttttaattatgttttaaatgagtttgatgaggGGAAAGAGGAGTTgtgcatgtgtatgcatgagttgtgcatattagggtgtatggatcctatgctttgtttgtggttgttgtgtgttatttgttggagttttaatgtgtttaagactcctatatgcatgattaagtgtttagagtatgtttggagaggttggatgcatgtttggagggttgaagttcggatggcaggcgttcttgtgcacgaaactgagttctggatgaacccaggttcggcccccgaaagtccaagttaggccgccgaacatgcctgactttcgtctctggaggaaacattcggccgccgaaggtgctgccgaaggtgccctgtccagctttcctttgcttgttttgcatgcatgttttgaggtgttttaaggggtcttaaggggagatgtttagaggtatgttagagtatgttggtccctcacttgagtccatctgtgtaggcacagaacagaggaaccagagagagcagcagtgagtgttgcttcagagtttgcagagttagcccagggttagccaagcattggctagaggtgagtagaactaaacttaatcttttattaaagaaacataatgctttagcatagttcatgcatcatgaatgctatgatatgtattagggtgattgcattagaatcacgaatgtgaagcattgcatattatgtgatcagagattaggtggacccaggcgactccaatagcctaagcttcggctcctgtcattgtgtcaggtcagttgggcaattacttgttggaatgccctgtgtagctcctttggggggccagtgttgacagagggtatttttggggtcatgtctaccttagtggggattggaccaaggcgacttcaatagcccgtcgagggagttttggggtcatgtctaatccaagatatattgagatgcttgtgttgtgatgcattttcatatatagtgcgtatgaatgaactgttttcaatgtttctactcactgggctttagaagctcatccctttcccttaatcccagttttgcaggtacagggttagctgggaagtcagaagcatcagagtgttggcttcagtatgtttgtgtatagcatagtgtggacatgatgtatgtcaaaggatatatgtaaagtaatgtaatagttagtcagttaaggtataaatgtattagaatgtgcttttgccttttGTCTATAGTATGTttcatcccttgtatatgcatgtatcctgttttcagtttaatgatgagcaatgagtcaaaccaggcttaataacatgttgtgtttcgaaaacccagtgaattataactgtgagggaagacagggattacttcctttgacccaagaccagtgcaataggaaagaccaggtttgattcctgtgatccacagagtagaccactagagaagaccaggtttgattcctgtgactctatggtaaccaaattaacttatgatatgctgacccttacagagtgggttctatgctgcagagcgcatagggtatggaggttacttggtaaagcatcactagtgtattatagatagccagagggctagttcagattagtatatctgagcatttggttcata
This genomic window contains:
- the LOC122722437 gene encoding polygalacturonase-like — translated: MTTLETYFSLTSLLLLFVFAGRVQSAVFDVKNYGGKADGKSDISKALLGAWKEACSAKGSNIVVVPKGTYSIGLTDLNGPCKGAMELQVQGTLLAPINPSSYAKDSWITFAYIDQFKLSGGGTFDGQGQVAWKQNNCGRNPKCKRLPVSLRFDFITNSVVQDVTLLDSKNFHVNLLGGKNLTFDRFTITAPGDSVNTDGIHIGHSNGINIINSNIATGDDCISIGGASEQIRITNVRCGHGHGISVGSLGKTTDEFVSGIFVRNCTFYDTDNGVRIKTWPALHGGMASDMHFEDIMMKNVCNPIIIDQMYCPWNQCNPKVTRKEMKMKESLNALSVDKSARNMKFL